ATAATCTTAAGTTATTTTCTAACCAGAATCTTACttggggtcttttttttttctttcaaaatgaaaagaggCTGAATTACTTTAACTATATTTAATAAACTTAAGGCAAGTGAAAGATCATTTTGCATCACAGATATCAAAGAAATACAGGTTCCTTAAGATATGCATGAGGGAATCCTCCTTTGACCGATAGAGGAATGGAAACAAGTTCTTGGCTGGTGTTCTTTAGTATCAGACACCAAGAGAGCAGATTATTTAATTCCTGTTACTTCTGAAGTGGAGCCTTTGTGGATTAAACTTAATTTCCAGCACATCTGACAGATGTTCAGTGACAGATGCTAAATATCCTGCTTAGAGACCATTGCCATCAGGGAACTGAATTACCAAGGAGTAGTGTATGAAGTCTGAAGCAATGCTTGGTAGAAGATATGTTACAAAGAAACATCCTTATAAAGGCTTTCCATCATGAATGCTGCCATCTTTTCTTCCCCAAGTAAACAGCACACACATTTAGCATTCcacattatgtaaaaaaaacatcttaaatcaGACTAAACTATCCTCATCTTTTTTCCACTGTCTAAATCTTACTAATAAATACTTATTGTAGGTGTTTTCAGTGACAGGTTGCAGTATTGATACTCTGGCCAGTCTGCAGCAAAAAGTCCTCTATGCAGCAGTGTGGCTGTGTGTTCACAGCAAACATAATATTAGCTCGTCTGTGGAATATAACCATGAGTCAGCCCTTGTTTCACACACATTAATGGCCTTTGGGCAAACATAAACTGCCATGGTTCTGCAGTTGTGATCTCTGGGATCACTGTTGATAGGGACTAACCTTTGGATACTGTACCCAATAAAACCTGGGCCAGATGCAGGTGATTGCTGTGCATACTCAAAGGCAGTCTGGTTCCTGAAAGGTACTAAGACAGAGCTGGTCCCACATTAGCAGTGTCcttacaaaaaaatatgtatttccTAACTACCCTGTTTTCACTGTTTCTAGCTCCACAACTTAATGAACAGTTCTGTGTAACTGCTACTTTAACCCAACTATTGGCAGTTGCTGTTGCAATGAGaatttttcacttttctgtggttttaatCAGAGCcaattcatttatttgtctgaATGCAATATTTTTGGGAACTCGTAAATTTCTCCGTAAATTCAATAACAATCagtgttgtttagtttttgccTTTCTTGCTCTTCTGCAGCATAGAAATCTGAAGACAGctaaaatagagaaaatgagCACAGTTACTGCACCCAATAATACAAGAAGAACATCTAAACTGTGGTATGAGTACCAGGGCATCTTATAAGCCTCTGTACGAAGGTGAGGAGCTCCTTTGTGGCGCATCACATACTCTACCCAGAATATAGCTCGATCCATAGGGCTTATAGGTTGATCTCTGTGCAAACTCGACAACCtttgtatgttctgtctgtagCTGTCCTTATAGAGAATCTCCTTAATACCTTCCTCAAAAGTGTGGTCATTAACATCAGCTAGTTGAATGATCTTTGCAGCCCCTCTTTCCTGCAGACGTAGAAGGTTGTCATACTGATCAAAGAACAAGGGAATGCCGAGTACTGGGACCCCATGGTAAATGGCCTCCTGGACTCCATTGGTTCCTCCATGAGCGACAAAGACTTTGATCTGTGGGTGACCCAGGAGATCCTTCTGTGGCATCCAGTCTACTATAAGAGTGTTATTGCCCAGTGTAGAAGGGGGGTCCCCTTTATATCTCCATATCACCTGATCAGAAGACAAGCAGCAGACATAACACTTAACACTGGCTTAAAAACTGTCAAACATAAAGTAAATGAGTATTTTAGGACAGACAGAATGACCCAGTGACCTTCCTCTGCCTTCCATATTGTGTATGTTTCTTCTGCTAACTTAGTCAAGGAGATGATTTAAAAACCACACAAATGGAGTAAATGtgacaacaaaagcaaaaaggaaatatttgttACCTTTTGGGGCATCTTGGAAAAGACACTGGCAACGTCATCAGCAAGAGTTTTGGGTAACACGTTAACCATAGTTCCCATTGTCATGATGATCACTCCATGCTCCCCAGCACTCTGAACAAACTTCTCTAAGTCTGCTGGTAGAGGCTGGGCTGGTTTGCACTGGAACCCTCCAATGTAGACGACATTTGGCATCGTGGGTCGGGGGAAATCAAACACAAAATCTGACCTGAACAGCCAAATATCTGCTTCCTGAAGCAGTGAGACGATGTTGCAACCACCATCGATATATTTATCACACATAGCATCATAAATAGGCCCCACCAAAATATTTTCCTGGAACAATATGATGCCATGGAAAAGCATGTTTTTGACCCTCTGGATGAAATCCATTTTGTCTGTTAACCCAGATCCTGGCACAGG
The sequence above is a segment of the Melanotaenia boesemani isolate fMelBoe1 chromosome 15, fMelBoe1.pri, whole genome shotgun sequence genome. Coding sequences within it:
- the LOC121654431 gene encoding UDP-glucuronosyltransferase 1A5-like yields the protein MHRVCGIFVFFSLCLTFFTPPCEGGNILIFPLDGSHWINMKILLEELHARGHNMTVIRAPNSWYIPEKSPLYTSITLEMDEGLDNFFDVYLEEHMTAQREGASLLTFFKLTTHFLSMITEVHAIWVDALIQIFENQNLVKSLKDSQYDLVLTDPAIAPGVVLAKYLKLPLVLNVRWITSGEGHFVLAPSPLSYIPVPGSGLTDKMDFIQRVKNMLFHGIILFQENILVGPIYDAMCDKYIDGGCNIVSLLQEADIWLFRSDFVFDFPRPTMPNVVYIGGFQCKPAQPLPADLEKFVQSAGEHGVIIMTMGTMVNVLPKTLADDVASVFSKMPQKVIWRYKGDPPSTLGNNTLIVDWMPQKDLLGHPQIKVFVAHGGTNGVQEAIYHGVPVLGIPLFFDQYDNLLRLQERGAAKIIQLADVNDHTFEEGIKEILYKDSYRQNIQRLSSLHRDQPISPMDRAIFWVEYVMRHKGAPHLRTEAYKMPWYSYHSLDVLLVLLGAVTVLIFSILAVFRFLCCRRARKAKTKQH